In Candidatus Bathyarchaeia archaeon, the following are encoded in one genomic region:
- a CDS encoding 60S ribosomal protein L22, with protein MAEMKIDISELKREGADIIKELADYLKEKTTAEIAAGADSITVKGEKQSVSKKYLRVLLKKFLHKKELKEYYRVIGGEENSLVVKEKKVAEEE; from the coding sequence ATGGCGGAAATGAAAATTGACATATCAGAACTAAAAAGAGAAGGCGCCGACATAATCAAAGAATTAGCTGACTATCTAAAAGAGAAAACCACAGCGGAAATAGCCGCTGGAGCGGATTCAATAACTGTAAAAGGCGAAAAACAAAGTGTTTCGAAAAAGTATCTTCGAGTGCTTCTAAAGAAGTTTCTACACAAAAAAGAACTCAAAGAGTATTACAGAGTGATAGGCGGCGAAGAAAATTCGTTAGTCGTTAAAGAAAAGAAAGTCGCTGAAGAAGAATAA
- a CDS encoding DUF47 family protein, whose product MSELIKWFEKRRETKALATIQRHLALTTGIVEDLEKAISAAVKGNKSEMKEYVERVTGSEREADALRRKVMDEISKGELSPVDRADLMDLVKRVDMVADWSRESTRVLGAIPMEKVPDSIKEEFVEMIKSVKECAVSLQKCVNKMMTKPEEALQAADAVEREEEKVDDIHEKARTLLGKEDLPNAGVAVLIGQLFEAIELIADACEDACDQVRVIMVRK is encoded by the coding sequence TTGAGTGAACTCATAAAATGGTTTGAGAAAAGAAGAGAAACTAAAGCATTAGCAACCATACAACGCCACTTAGCTTTAACAACGGGAATAGTTGAAGACTTGGAAAAAGCAATAAGCGCGGCAGTAAAAGGCAACAAAAGCGAAATGAAAGAATACGTGGAGCGCGTAACGGGAAGCGAAAGAGAAGCAGACGCGTTAAGAAGAAAAGTCATGGATGAAATCTCAAAAGGTGAACTTTCACCCGTGGACAGAGCAGACCTAATGGACCTTGTGAAGAGAGTTGACATGGTTGCAGACTGGAGCAGAGAATCCACACGTGTATTAGGAGCAATACCAATGGAAAAAGTGCCAGACTCGATTAAGGAAGAATTTGTGGAAATGATAAAAAGCGTCAAAGAATGCGCAGTTTCCCTCCAAAAATGCGTAAACAAAATGATGACGAAACCAGAAGAAGCCCTTCAAGCAGCAGACGCTGTGGAACGCGAAGAAGAAAAAGTTGACGACATACATGAAAAAGCTAGAACTCTCTTAGGAAAAGAAGATTTACCAAACGCTGGAGTCGCAGTCTTAATAGGACAGCTCTTCGAAGCTATAGAATTAATAGCAGACGCTTGCGAGGACGCGTGTGACCAAGTAAGAGTCATAATGGTTCGAAAGTGA
- a CDS encoding ABC transporter ATP-binding protein: MPDVRIVNVTKKFGKILAVNNVSLHIRDKEYFSLLGPSGCGKTTLLRLIAGLIQPDEGEIYIGDKLVNDVPPEDRDIGFVFQTFALFPHMNAWNNVTYGPRVKGFDMKKAETIGHEVLEMVRLHERLDAFPNELSGGMMQRIAVARALAAGAKLLLLDEPLGQLDAKVRNELRYEIRKMSKDLGLTAIHVTHDQSEAMAISDRIAVMKKGKVLQVGTPNELYMNPQSIFVAHFIGESNFLEGYISSANGKRATIELRGGIKVQAIDKNIKIGERVVLAIRPETIIVEKGTNKNAVSGTIERVTFEGTNVRYEIRLENQDLIVIVKPSLTEEWFNVNEKVNVQFPPEKTHVFQYPEAGLRGEIAVE, translated from the coding sequence ATGCCAGATGTCCGCATCGTCAACGTAACAAAAAAATTTGGAAAAATCCTTGCGGTAAACAACGTGAGCCTCCACATCCGCGACAAAGAATACTTCTCACTGCTCGGTCCAAGCGGGTGCGGAAAAACAACCTTACTGCGGCTTATTGCTGGATTAATTCAGCCAGACGAAGGCGAAATCTACATTGGAGACAAGCTTGTGAATGATGTTCCACCAGAAGACAGAGACATCGGATTCGTCTTCCAAACCTTCGCACTGTTTCCACACATGAACGCTTGGAACAACGTAACCTACGGTCCGCGCGTGAAAGGCTTCGACATGAAAAAAGCAGAAACAATAGGACACGAAGTGCTTGAAATGGTTAGACTTCATGAGCGGTTAGACGCTTTTCCAAACGAGCTAAGCGGAGGAATGATGCAGAGAATCGCTGTGGCGAGAGCCCTAGCTGCAGGAGCCAAACTGCTACTTTTAGACGAGCCCCTTGGACAGTTAGACGCAAAAGTCAGAAATGAATTAAGATATGAAATAAGGAAAATGTCCAAGGATTTGGGGTTAACAGCCATACACGTGACCCACGACCAATCAGAAGCCATGGCAATCTCAGACAGAATCGCAGTGATGAAAAAAGGAAAAGTGTTACAGGTTGGCACTCCAAACGAGCTTTACATGAACCCGCAGAGCATTTTTGTGGCACATTTCATTGGAGAATCAAACTTTCTAGAAGGCTACATATCCAGCGCGAACGGTAAAAGAGCGACAATAGAGCTTCGAGGCGGAATAAAAGTTCAAGCAATTGACAAGAACATAAAAATTGGCGAGAGAGTCGTCTTAGCCATAAGACCAGAAACTATAATAGTTGAAAAAGGAACAAACAAAAACGCCGTTTCAGGCACAATAGAAAGAGTAACCTTTGAAGGAACAAACGTGCGCTACGAAATAAGGCTTGAAAACCAAGATTTAATAGTTATCGTTAAGCCTTCCCTAACTGAAGAATGGTTTAACGTAAACGAGAAAGTAAATGTGCAGTTTCCACCAGAAAAAACACATGTATTCCAGTATCCAGAAGCAGGATTAAGAGGAGAAATAGCAGTTGAGTGA
- a CDS encoding ABC transporter permease subunit codes for MHKRKITEALDRISSKKSVKYTVYLTAVILFFALILLPPLLGIIVKWNAMQTVLDQPDLMSRSLNAVQNSFLVALLVSALDVVTGIPMAWLITRGKSKWLNVLDTLADIPFVVPTAALGYSLLLFWSEPNGISGLFGNPLASPGWLLVILLHFTFSYPVVVRVIVGALLDYKIEYEQASRTLGAPPFTASRTVTFAIIKPSLIAAFILAFARSLSETGATFMVAGAFENGPVFIQNVTNDFKAGTVGKSTYEGSLAFASFILIAIAVAIFAVIRILGPRLKIPAKKIWPSWERKLSYSKATTSRNSVTLLIFLAIVLIPSLFVALPALQAIFTDTLPKSLSGGGIWGDYWQSILISYFLGAVVTILNVVIGLPMAILIARRKFGKLLSGTLDVLVNIPLIVPSIALGVSLKFFWKDTFAFMPEMLLLIFAHLAITYPYFVRSMSAATERISADLEEAARTLGAKPLGVFRTIIFPLTKYSILSGAIMVFTRSVSETGATVAVVTTLKTAPVVLVDWVPRLGVQKVPATPLEIGLGCGYLILFSFIILLALRLIVRGKGRY; via the coding sequence TTGCATAAACGCAAAATCACAGAAGCACTAGATAGGATTTCATCAAAAAAAAGCGTCAAGTACACAGTATACTTAACTGCTGTAATTCTATTTTTCGCATTGATACTGCTGCCTCCACTTCTTGGAATAATCGTAAAATGGAACGCAATGCAAACGGTTCTAGACCAGCCAGACCTCATGTCACGCTCGCTGAACGCTGTTCAAAACTCGTTCCTAGTAGCCTTACTCGTTTCAGCCTTAGACGTGGTTACTGGAATTCCAATGGCGTGGCTCATCACACGCGGAAAATCAAAATGGCTAAACGTTCTTGACACGTTAGCAGACATTCCATTCGTAGTGCCCACGGCTGCGCTTGGCTATTCGCTATTGCTGTTCTGGAGCGAACCAAACGGAATATCCGGCCTTTTCGGAAACCCGCTTGCTTCGCCAGGCTGGCTTCTCGTCATCCTACTCCACTTCACATTCTCCTATCCAGTAGTAGTACGAGTAATCGTCGGAGCATTACTTGACTACAAAATTGAATATGAACAGGCTTCTAGAACGCTTGGCGCGCCGCCCTTCACAGCGTCAAGAACCGTCACCTTCGCAATCATTAAGCCTTCATTAATAGCAGCCTTCATACTAGCTTTTGCAAGATCACTTTCGGAAACTGGCGCAACCTTCATGGTTGCCGGAGCATTCGAAAACGGTCCAGTCTTCATACAAAACGTTACAAACGATTTCAAAGCAGGCACAGTTGGCAAATCCACATATGAAGGCTCTTTAGCATTCGCAAGCTTCATACTTATCGCCATCGCCGTAGCCATCTTTGCAGTAATCCGCATCTTAGGACCAAGACTAAAAATTCCAGCAAAAAAGATATGGCCCTCATGGGAGAGAAAACTGAGCTATTCAAAAGCGACAACTTCCAGAAACAGTGTTACGCTTTTGATATTTCTTGCAATAGTGCTTATTCCATCCCTTTTCGTAGCGTTGCCCGCGCTTCAAGCTATCTTCACTGACACGCTGCCAAAGTCGCTTTCTGGAGGAGGCATTTGGGGAGACTATTGGCAGAGTATTCTCATCTCATATTTTCTGGGTGCAGTAGTCACAATTTTAAATGTTGTGATAGGATTGCCAATGGCGATACTTATTGCACGAAGAAAGTTTGGAAAACTGCTCTCGGGGACGCTGGATGTGCTCGTGAATATTCCGTTAATCGTTCCTTCAATAGCCCTCGGCGTCTCGCTTAAATTTTTCTGGAAAGACACCTTTGCCTTCATGCCTGAAATGCTGCTGCTAATTTTTGCGCACTTAGCAATTACTTACCCATACTTTGTGAGGTCCATGTCCGCAGCCACAGAAAGAATAAGCGCAGACTTGGAAGAAGCCGCGAGAACCCTCGGCGCCAAACCCCTCGGAGTTTTCAGAACAATAATCTTCCCATTAACTAAATACTCCATCCTTTCAGGCGCAATAATGGTGTTCACAAGAAGCGTAAGCGAAACAGGCGCAACAGTAGCCGTAGTAACAACATTAAAAACCGCGCCAGTGGTTCTTGTAGATTGGGTTCCTCGGCTTGGTGTACAGAAAGTGCCAGCTACCCCATTAGAGATTGGTTTAGGCTGTGGATACTTAATTCTGTTCTCATTCATCATTCTACTTGCATTAAGACTCATTGTAAGAGGAAAAGGAAGATACTAG
- a CDS encoding nitroreductase family protein, translating to MDVLEAIKGRRSIRAFESRNVPDELVEKLIDAARWAPSAGNIQPWEFVVVRKSEIKRMLAEAALNQSFIEEAPVVIVVCANENRSMQGYGVRGKTLYCIQDTAAAIQNIHLTAYSLGLGTCWVGAFKEEKAKEILKAPQGIRPVAIIPVGYPAETPPPRNRRPISQIVHYETF from the coding sequence ATGGATGTGTTAGAGGCTATTAAGGGAAGAAGGAGCATTCGCGCTTTCGAAAGTCGAAACGTGCCAGACGAGCTTGTTGAAAAGCTGATTGATGCGGCTCGTTGGGCGCCTTCGGCTGGAAACATTCAACCGTGGGAATTCGTTGTTGTTCGCAAGTCAGAAATCAAAAGAATGCTTGCTGAAGCTGCGCTTAACCAATCGTTTATTGAAGAAGCGCCCGTTGTGATTGTTGTTTGTGCAAATGAGAATCGTTCCATGCAGGGCTACGGCGTCCGCGGCAAAACTCTATATTGCATACAAGACACGGCGGCTGCTATCCAAAACATTCACTTAACTGCTTATTCTCTTGGACTGGGCACGTGTTGGGTTGGCGCTTTCAAAGAAGAAAAAGCAAAAGAAATTTTGAAGGCTCCGCAGGGAATAAGACCAGTAGCTATAATTCCCGTTGGCTATCCAGCCGAAACTCCTCCGCCGAGAAACAGAAGACCAATAAGTCAAATAGTCCACTACGAAACTTTCTAA
- a CDS encoding ATP-dependent DNA ligase produces MRYAVIADAYEKIEATTKRLEMTDLLVDLLKNTPKGIIDKVVYLTQGKLYPDFVGLEIGVAEKLAVKALARASGRSESEIEEDLKISGDIGETAQKLIAKKKQVTFFQQPLTVQRVYETLDKMAKASGSGAVDTKMSLLAGLLADATPKEAKYIMRTVTGNLRLGIADMTVLDALAIAYGGGKETREHIERAYNISSDLGRVAQVAAEKGLEGIKKFQVIVFEPIRPMLAERLSSPEEILDKLGGKCIAEYKYDGERIQAHKKGDQVILYSRRLENISNQYPDAVELIKKHVKAKDAILEAECVAIDLETGEMRPFQELMHRRRKYEIEKAMEAYPVSLFMFDALYVDGKDLTLEPYPIRRKTLEETIQESERVQTAKSLITSNVKELEKFFLEAIENGCEGLMCKSIAADSVYQAGARGWLWIKYKRDYKSEMTDTVDLVIVGAFHGRGKRAGTYGALLLAAYNPESDTFETVTKCGTGFTDEDLEKLPKTMQKHIVQHKHSRVNSLLEADVWFEPVVVIEILGAEITLSPIHTCAMDSIRKGSGLAIRFPRFTGNYRLDKAAEDATTTEEIVEMYKSQLKTITE; encoded by the coding sequence TTGCGGTATGCCGTAATTGCTGATGCTTACGAAAAAATCGAAGCTACAACTAAACGCTTAGAAATGACCGACCTTCTAGTTGACCTTCTTAAAAACACGCCAAAAGGCATAATCGACAAAGTCGTATACCTAACCCAAGGCAAATTATACCCAGACTTTGTCGGTCTCGAAATAGGTGTGGCAGAAAAGCTTGCAGTAAAAGCTCTCGCAAGGGCTTCTGGAAGAAGCGAAAGCGAAATTGAAGAAGACTTGAAAATAAGCGGAGACATAGGCGAGACCGCCCAGAAACTTATTGCAAAAAAGAAGCAAGTAACCTTTTTCCAACAGCCCTTAACAGTTCAAAGGGTTTACGAAACACTAGATAAAATGGCTAAGGCTTCTGGCTCAGGCGCTGTTGATACTAAAATGTCTCTTTTGGCTGGGCTTCTGGCAGACGCAACTCCAAAAGAAGCAAAATACATAATGCGCACCGTCACGGGAAACCTACGCTTAGGCATAGCTGACATGACAGTTCTCGACGCTTTAGCAATAGCCTACGGAGGCGGAAAAGAAACCCGCGAACACATAGAACGCGCCTACAACATTTCCTCAGACCTCGGAAGAGTCGCCCAAGTCGCAGCCGAAAAAGGATTAGAAGGCATCAAAAAATTCCAAGTCATAGTTTTCGAGCCAATCCGACCCATGCTGGCCGAAAGACTCTCCTCGCCCGAAGAAATACTGGACAAACTTGGCGGGAAATGCATAGCCGAATACAAATATGACGGCGAAAGAATTCAAGCCCACAAAAAAGGCGACCAAGTTATCCTCTATTCCAGACGCTTAGAAAATATCTCCAACCAATACCCAGATGCCGTCGAACTAATCAAAAAACACGTAAAAGCAAAAGACGCCATTCTCGAAGCTGAATGCGTCGCTATAGACCTCGAAACAGGCGAAATGCGCCCCTTCCAAGAACTAATGCACCGCAGACGCAAATACGAAATCGAAAAAGCCATGGAAGCCTACCCAGTCTCGCTTTTCATGTTCGACGCGCTTTACGTTGACGGCAAAGACCTAACACTAGAACCCTACCCAATCCGCCGAAAAACACTCGAAGAAACAATACAAGAAAGCGAAAGAGTACAAACAGCCAAAAGCCTAATCACCAGCAACGTGAAAGAACTAGAAAAATTCTTCCTAGAAGCCATCGAAAACGGCTGCGAAGGACTCATGTGCAAATCCATCGCTGCAGACTCCGTTTATCAAGCCGGCGCAAGAGGATGGCTATGGATAAAATACAAACGCGACTACAAAAGCGAAATGACAGACACCGTCGACCTAGTCATCGTCGGCGCATTCCACGGCAGAGGAAAACGCGCCGGAACCTACGGCGCCCTACTCTTAGCAGCTTACAACCCCGAAAGCGACACTTTCGAAACCGTAACAAAATGCGGGACAGGCTTTACAGACGAAGATTTGGAAAAACTGCCAAAAACAATGCAAAAACACATTGTGCAACATAAACATTCAAGAGTCAATTCGTTGCTTGAAGCTGATGTTTGGTTCGAGCCCGTCGTGGTGATTGAAATTTTAGGCGCAGAAATAACCCTTAGTCCAATCCACACGTGTGCTATGGACTCGATAAGAAAAGGAAGCGGGCTGGCAATACGGTTTCCGCGGTTCACGGGAAATTATAGACTTGACAAGGCAGCAGAAGATGCGACCACAACTGAAGAGATTGTTGAGATGTATAAAAGTCAACTCAAAACAATCACAGAATAA